From a region of the Fibrobacterota bacterium genome:
- a CDS encoding ABC transporter permease: MTRLLAWMGLRYRKSYVGQLMELGLQASWCAVHKVGNRRQAMDHLISQIYFTGVEAIPLVAFLALVIGSATILQAATVMPKIGAGDYFGNVMVLVVIREVGPLFTAFLVAGRTGSALSTYLGNMKVQQEIDALKTMGIDPVRYLVFPSFAATMLSMFCLTVIFNLVAIFGGYLVVKMLSLFLSDFAEVQLSLSLFLERILASMGVMDGVLGIIKPVTFGMLVSVIACFHGMAVTNDIRAVPKATTLGVVNSFVCITLFDVLFAVPLLANLRIL, encoded by the coding sequence ATGACCCGTTTGCTTGCCTGGATGGGCCTGCGTTACCGCAAGTCCTATGTCGGCCAATTGATGGAGTTGGGGCTGCAGGCCTCCTGGTGCGCCGTGCACAAGGTCGGCAATCGCCGGCAGGCCATGGACCACCTGATCTCCCAGATCTACTTCACCGGGGTGGAGGCGATCCCCTTGGTCGCCTTCCTGGCCCTGGTCATCGGCAGCGCCACCATCCTGCAGGCCGCGACCGTGATGCCCAAGATCGGCGCGGGCGACTATTTCGGCAACGTGATGGTGCTGGTGGTGATACGCGAGGTGGGGCCCTTGTTCACCGCCTTCCTGGTGGCCGGCCGCACGGGATCGGCGCTTTCCACCTACCTCGGCAATATGAAGGTGCAGCAGGAGATCGACGCGCTCAAGACCATGGGCATCGATCCGGTCCGATACCTGGTGTTCCCCAGCTTCGCGGCCACCATGCTTTCCATGTTCTGCCTCACGGTCATCTTCAACCTGGTGGCCATCTTCGGCGGTTACCTGGTCGTGAAGATGCTCTCCCTGTTCCTTTCCGATTTCGCCGAGGTGCAGCTCTCGTTGTCGCTTTTCCTGGAGCGCATCCTGGCCTCCATGGGCGTGATGGACGGGGTGCTCGGGATCATCAAGCCGGTAACCTTCGGCATGCTGGTGTCCGTGATCGCCTGCTTCCACGGCATGGCGGTAACGAACGATATCCGCGCGGTGCCCAAAGCGACGACCCTGGGGGTCGTGAACAGCTTCGTGTGCATCACCTTGTTCGACGTGCTTTTCGCCGTGCCGCTGCTGGCCAATCTGAGGATCCTATGA
- the recR gene encoding recombination protein RecR — translation MSEADARESVIENLINHLAGLPSIGRKTAQRLAYHLLSQDSGPVQELARALTDAKARIHACSECGNYTEREVCRICASERRQRDLICVVEKPADILAFERSGTFPGIYHVLGGSISPLDGIGPGDLNFARLWERAAAGASKGRVELILALNTNAEGEATATYIAQKLQGTPAKVSRLARGIPVGSELEYVDELTVQRALEGRVEVG, via the coding sequence ATGTCCGAAGCCGACGCGAGGGAATCCGTCATCGAGAACCTCATTAATCATCTTGCCGGGCTGCCCTCCATCGGCCGCAAGACGGCCCAGCGCTTGGCTTACCATCTCTTGTCCCAGGACTCCGGGCCCGTGCAGGAATTGGCCCGGGCCCTGACCGATGCCAAGGCCCGCATCCACGCCTGCTCCGAATGCGGCAACTACACCGAACGCGAGGTCTGCCGCATTTGCGCGAGCGAGCGGCGCCAACGCGACCTCATCTGCGTGGTCGAGAAACCCGCCGATATCCTCGCTTTCGAACGATCGGGCACTTTTCCGGGCATCTATCATGTCTTGGGCGGAAGCATTTCCCCGTTGGACGGCATCGGCCCGGGCGATCTCAATTTCGCCCGCCTTTGGGAACGCGCCGCGGCGGGGGCTTCCAAGGGCCGCGTGGAACTGATCCTCGCCCTCAACACCAACGCCGAAGGCGAAGCCACCGCCACCTATATCGCCCAGAAGCTGCAAGGCACTCCCGCCAAGGTCTCCCGCCTGGCGCGCGGCATCCCGGTGGGATCGGAACTGGAATACGTGGACGAACTCACCGTGCAGCGGGCCCTCGAGGGCCGCGTCGAAGTGGGCTGA
- a CDS encoding ATP-binding cassette domain-containing protein — MNERGMSVIASVHNLRFGYAGQEPILRRVNFHVLPGQILVICGLSGQGKSTLLRLLIGLEKPDAGVIRLLGRDISGLNAAAFNDLKKEVGFVFQNPALISNKTIFENVALPLIYHNIGDEDEIRYRVDNALEMLLIKDHQHQYPANVSLGILKRAAVARAMIMRPKLILMDEPTAGLDRISRSVLLALIANIRRINHVSMVLVTHDLLAARELGGEIGVLKEGELLQPMNFEQLKNCQDSFVEFLFRQLEQEAAMTGEAPA; from the coding sequence ATGAACGAGCGCGGGATGAGCGTAATCGCTTCGGTCCACAACCTGCGCTTCGGTTACGCAGGGCAGGAACCCATCCTCCGGCGCGTCAACTTCCACGTCCTGCCGGGGCAGATCCTGGTCATCTGCGGCCTGTCGGGCCAGGGCAAGAGCACCTTGCTGCGCCTTTTGATCGGATTGGAAAAGCCCGATGCCGGCGTGATCCGCCTTCTGGGCCGGGACATATCCGGGCTCAACGCCGCGGCCTTCAACGATCTGAAGAAGGAAGTCGGTTTCGTTTTCCAGAACCCGGCGCTGATCTCCAACAAGACCATTTTCGAGAACGTGGCCTTGCCCCTCATCTACCACAACATCGGGGATGAGGACGAGATACGCTACCGGGTGGATAATGCGCTGGAGATGCTGCTCATCAAGGATCATCAGCATCAATATCCCGCCAACGTGAGCCTGGGGATCCTGAAACGCGCCGCGGTGGCCCGCGCCATGATCATGCGGCCCAAGCTCATCCTCATGGACGAGCCCACGGCCGGCCTGGATCGCATCAGCCGCAGCGTGCTTCTCGCCCTCATCGCCAACATCCGCCGTATCAACCACGTTTCCATGGTGCTGGTGACCCACGATTTGCTCGCCGCGCGCGAGTTGGGCGGCGAGATCGGCGTGCTCAAGGAAGGCGAACTGCTGCAACCGATGAACTTCGAGCAGCTCAAGAATTGCCAGGATAGCTTCGTCGAATTCCTCTTCCGCCAACTGGAGCAGGAAGCGGCCATGACCGGGGAGGCTCCCGCATGA
- a CDS encoding YihA family ribosome biogenesis GTP-binding protein — protein MQIHSAEFVTSASAPAEFPSSGLPQIAVAGRSNVGKSSLLNMLVQRKQLVKTSQVPGKTRLINFFLINKSGPAGSAFHLVDIPGFGYAKIGRAEKRSMEEAIESFFRGNKQLRGLLYLIDSRIADSAVDREALQWLQGFDVPILAVATKGDKLSKGELRKSLDSIMKFHGLPEPPLLTSADTKSGREEVLDQIGLLLAGEDRV, from the coding sequence ATGCAGATCCATTCCGCCGAGTTCGTGACTTCGGCATCCGCGCCGGCCGAGTTCCCATCCAGCGGCCTGCCGCAAATCGCCGTCGCCGGGCGATCCAACGTGGGCAAATCGTCTTTGCTGAACATGCTGGTCCAGCGCAAGCAATTGGTCAAGACCAGCCAGGTGCCCGGTAAGACGCGCTTGATCAACTTTTTCCTCATCAACAAAAGCGGGCCGGCGGGATCGGCCTTCCATTTGGTGGACATCCCCGGTTTCGGCTACGCCAAGATCGGCCGCGCCGAGAAACGTTCCATGGAAGAAGCCATCGAATCCTTCTTCCGGGGGAACAAGCAATTGCGCGGCCTGCTCTACCTGATCGATTCCCGCATCGCCGATAGCGCGGTCGATCGCGAGGCCCTGCAATGGTTGCAAGGGTTCGACGTCCCCATCCTGGCTGTGGCGACCAAGGGCGATAAGCTTTCCAAGGGCGAACTGCGCAAGTCGCTGGATTCGATCATGAAGTTCCACGGCCTTCCGGAGCCGCCGTTACTGACGAGCGCGGACACCAAGTCGGGCAGGGAAGAGGTTCTCGATCAGATCGGGTTGCTCTTGGCCGGCGAAGACAGGGTATAG